In the genome of Saprospira sp. CCB-QB6, one region contains:
- a CDS encoding MlaD family protein — translation MKISNEVKIGILGTFSIFLLIWGYNFLKGNNILSNDTVITGRFTAVDGLAVGAPVTINGLQVGAVTHMYLDQKNPKEVLVEMHLYKGVDVPKTVKPKLVTLSIMSGKAVAMEFDGSCSGADCLQTGDEVRGEAGSMIDMAQELIEPYMGRIDSLTQAFRELAKSEESGLKKSVHDVQASIENLKVISQLLSVLLERSTNSFVNTMSHMESITGNVKANNEQITALMSNLATLSEELKSAKLSETLGATKNTIEEFGQLAEGMQGTLAETNKLMAQLQELTNFKDQEGLLSALMHDKALLQDVEKAIAEMSLLMEDIRRHPERYRTVLSGKYKPYGMGKAYKKEQKLLEKEAEKNK, via the coding sequence ATGAAAATTTCTAACGAAGTAAAGATAGGAATTCTAGGGACCTTCTCTATTTTCCTACTAATCTGGGGGTACAACTTCCTAAAAGGAAACAATATCCTATCGAATGATACGGTAATTACAGGGCGTTTTACGGCTGTAGATGGTTTGGCAGTGGGGGCTCCCGTAACAATTAACGGTTTGCAAGTAGGGGCTGTCACCCATATGTATTTGGACCAGAAAAACCCTAAGGAGGTCCTTGTTGAGATGCACCTTTATAAGGGGGTAGATGTGCCCAAGACCGTAAAGCCAAAATTGGTAACCCTCAGTATTATGAGTGGGAAAGCGGTGGCCATGGAGTTTGATGGGAGTTGTTCTGGAGCAGATTGTCTACAAACGGGCGATGAGGTTCGTGGAGAAGCAGGAAGTATGATTGATATGGCCCAAGAACTGATTGAGCCTTATATGGGGCGTATTGATTCTTTGACGCAAGCCTTTAGAGAATTGGCTAAAAGTGAGGAATCTGGCCTTAAAAAGTCTGTACATGATGTACAAGCAAGTATTGAAAATCTCAAAGTGATTAGTCAGTTGCTATCTGTTTTGTTGGAGCGCTCTACCAATAGCTTTGTCAATACGATGAGCCATATGGAGTCCATTACAGGTAATGTGAAAGCAAACAATGAGCAAATCACGGCCTTGATGAGTAATTTGGCCACCCTTTCTGAGGAGTTGAAATCGGCTAAATTGTCGGAGACCTTGGGGGCAACCAAAAACACCATCGAAGAATTTGGTCAATTGGCGGAAGGAATGCAGGGAACCTTGGCCGAAACCAACAAGCTCATGGCCCAATTGCAAGAATTGACCAATTTTAAGGACCAAGAAGGCTTGCTTTCTGCTTTGATGCATGATAAGGCCCTTTTGCAAGATGTAGAAAAAGCCATTGCAGAAATGAGCCTGTTGATGGAAGATATTCGCCGCCACCCAGAGCGTTACCGCACCGTATTGAGTGGTAAATACAAACCTTACGGGATGGGCAAAGCCTATAAGAAAGAGCAAAAGCTACTTGAAAAAGAGGCCGAGAAGAACAAATAA